One region of Catenuloplanes indicus genomic DNA includes:
- a CDS encoding sensor histidine kinase — translation MNVSPVDRPRPIGLLFWGCAGSAAVMQTLIWPVPAAARLTVAGVLVLLALVWPTLRWRRGAGRWPATTAFLLLTVLAGVFDGSNVSLFLLLIALTNVTLAFGPRAGALTTAGLVAAQCAGQLLLRHQTLTWAAYEMFAVALYGVFVMTLATAVNEARDARDRVGRLHDELDRAHRELRRYAQHAHDLAVAEERVRMARELHDSVGHHLTVVKVGLENAERWRDREPDAAWQDVHQAKTLTGDALQEIRRVIRALRPSQLDGCRGSDALRDLARSFQGTGLRVDLTIDGPEHPLPHDTLLFRALQESLTNALRHSGGTRVTVHLRLTPDTVHLTVTDDGHGAAGAPHGFGLTSLTARVHDAGGTLTTTDPATGGFRVRIDLPSPDPAVPAAHAGPATLTEAVTPEPSRAGAPAGPAGPAGPAGPA, via the coding sequence GTGAACGTCTCGCCCGTCGACCGGCCCCGCCCGATCGGCCTGCTCTTCTGGGGCTGCGCCGGTTCGGCCGCGGTGATGCAGACGCTGATCTGGCCGGTGCCGGCCGCCGCCCGCCTGACCGTGGCCGGGGTCCTGGTGCTGCTCGCGCTGGTCTGGCCCACGCTGCGCTGGCGGCGCGGCGCCGGACGCTGGCCGGCCACCACCGCGTTCCTGCTGCTCACCGTGCTGGCCGGGGTGTTCGACGGCTCCAACGTCAGCCTGTTCCTGTTGCTGATCGCGCTTACCAACGTCACGCTCGCGTTCGGTCCGCGGGCCGGCGCGCTCACCACGGCCGGGCTGGTCGCCGCACAGTGCGCCGGTCAGCTCCTGCTGCGGCACCAGACGCTCACCTGGGCCGCGTACGAGATGTTCGCGGTCGCGCTGTACGGCGTCTTCGTGATGACGCTGGCCACCGCCGTGAACGAGGCCCGCGACGCGCGTGACCGGGTCGGCCGGCTCCACGACGAGCTGGACCGGGCCCACCGGGAGCTGCGACGGTACGCGCAGCACGCGCACGATCTCGCCGTGGCCGAGGAGCGCGTGCGGATGGCCCGCGAGCTGCACGACTCGGTCGGCCACCACCTGACCGTGGTCAAGGTCGGCCTGGAGAACGCGGAACGCTGGCGTGACCGCGAGCCGGACGCCGCCTGGCAGGACGTCCACCAGGCCAAGACGCTCACCGGCGACGCGCTCCAGGAGATCCGCCGGGTGATCCGCGCGCTGCGCCCGTCCCAGCTCGACGGCTGCCGTGGCAGCGACGCGCTGCGTGACCTGGCCCGCTCGTTCCAGGGCACCGGCCTGCGCGTCGACCTCACGATCGACGGCCCGGAACACCCGCTGCCGCACGACACGCTGCTGTTCCGCGCGCTCCAGGAGTCGCTGACCAACGCGCTGCGCCATTCCGGCGGCACCCGCGTCACGGTCCACCTCCGCCTCACCCCGGACACGGTTCACCTCACCGTGACCGACGACGGCCACGGCGCCGCCGGTGCCCCGCACGGCTTCGGCCTGACCTCGCTGACCGCCCGCGTCCACGACGCCGGCGGGACCCTGACCACGACGGACCCGGCCACCGGCGGCTTCCGCGTCCGCATCGACCTGCCGTCGCCCGATCCGGCCGTCCCGGCGGCACACGCGGGTCCGGCGACGCTCACCGAAGCGGTGACGCCGGAACCGAGCCGTGCCGGTGCACCGGCGGGGCCGGCGGGGCCGGCGGGGCCGGCGGGGCCGGCGTGA
- a CDS encoding CPBP family intramembrane glutamic endopeptidase, producing the protein MTTIPRFPLPVRAVLTLAAMFVASLSGAVALLLPAGTGQGVATHLCATVTGIGLAIALVRGVDRRPVAALGLGRPALRASLAALAVTGACTAAGNGLAVALGLTTPSPDMPDMPMWTLLSSVLLVLTRSFLLQGIPEEVLFRGYLVQTALGRLPLWGVTALSVLVFGVPHLLSRSGAQSFGQQVVFLLLPIGFALLATALRLRTGSVWPAVAVHGGFHVSWWVAALWVTPRPETYGAYLAVVGGVLLVVGLAAAILEVRRTRAASPGSAPRALDGSVRP; encoded by the coding sequence ATGACGACGATCCCCCGCTTCCCACTGCCGGTACGCGCCGTGCTCACCCTGGCCGCGATGTTCGTGGCCTCGCTCTCCGGCGCGGTCGCGCTGCTGCTGCCGGCCGGCACCGGCCAGGGCGTGGCGACCCACCTGTGTGCCACCGTGACCGGCATCGGGCTGGCGATCGCGCTGGTCCGCGGCGTGGACCGGCGTCCGGTGGCCGCGCTCGGGCTGGGCCGGCCGGCGCTGCGGGCAAGCCTGGCCGCGCTGGCCGTGACGGGCGCGTGCACCGCGGCCGGCAACGGGCTGGCCGTGGCGCTCGGGCTGACCACGCCGTCGCCGGACATGCCGGACATGCCGATGTGGACGCTGCTGTCGAGTGTGCTGCTCGTGCTGACCCGGTCGTTCCTGCTGCAGGGCATCCCGGAGGAGGTGCTGTTCCGCGGCTACCTGGTGCAGACCGCGCTCGGCCGGCTGCCGCTGTGGGGCGTGACCGCGCTGTCCGTGCTGGTCTTCGGCGTGCCGCACCTGCTGTCCCGCTCCGGCGCGCAGTCGTTCGGCCAGCAGGTGGTGTTCCTGTTGCTGCCGATCGGGTTCGCGCTGCTGGCGACCGCGCTCCGGCTGCGTACCGGTTCGGTCTGGCCGGCGGTGGCGGTGCACGGCGGGTTCCACGTGAGCTGGTGGGTCGCGGCGCTGTGGGTGACGCCGCGGCCGGAGACGTACGGCGCGTACCTCGCGGTGGTCGGCGGCGTGCTGCTCGTCGTGGGCTTGGCCGCCGCGATCCTGGAGGTCAGGCGAACGCGCGCAGCTTCGCCGGGTTCCGCACCGCGAGCACTCGATGGATCCGTCCGTCCATGA
- the sigJ gene encoding RNA polymerase sigma factor SigJ produces the protein MPPDPLAAFLGTRDRLFGIGYRMLGSVAEAEDLVQETWLRWQRTDHRTVRDPAAYLVTTITRLAINEATSARARRETYPGPWLPEPVATGPDPALGAERAEALELAVLMLLERLGARERAAYVLREAFDYPYRRIAEILEVTEPNARQLVTRARAHLAAHRRTPADPAVHRRLLDAFLAAARDGDVHRLEAVLTADAIYTADGGGVVSATLRPVSKRVPGFVAGIAGKLNAVPGVTWSVVTANGGPALLVTAPAGPLVLITVEVMDGRIHRVLAVRNPAKLRAFA, from the coding sequence ATGCCGCCGGATCCGCTCGCCGCGTTCCTCGGCACCCGTGACCGGCTGTTCGGCATCGGCTACCGCATGCTCGGCAGCGTGGCCGAGGCCGAGGACCTCGTCCAGGAGACCTGGCTGCGCTGGCAGCGCACCGACCACCGGACGGTACGGGACCCGGCCGCCTACCTGGTCACCACGATCACCCGGCTGGCCATCAACGAGGCCACCTCCGCCCGCGCGCGCCGCGAGACCTACCCCGGACCGTGGCTGCCGGAGCCGGTCGCGACCGGACCGGACCCCGCGCTCGGCGCCGAACGCGCGGAGGCGCTCGAACTGGCCGTGCTGATGCTGCTGGAGCGGCTCGGCGCCCGCGAACGCGCCGCCTACGTGCTGCGCGAGGCGTTCGACTACCCGTACCGCCGGATCGCGGAGATCCTCGAGGTGACCGAGCCGAACGCGCGGCAGCTCGTCACCCGCGCCCGTGCCCACCTGGCCGCGCACCGTCGCACGCCCGCCGACCCGGCCGTGCACCGGCGGCTGCTGGACGCGTTCCTGGCCGCGGCGCGCGACGGCGACGTACACCGCCTGGAGGCCGTGCTCACCGCGGACGCGATCTACACCGCGGACGGCGGCGGCGTGGTCAGCGCCACGCTCCGCCCGGTCAGCAAGCGCGTCCCCGGCTTCGTGGCCGGCATCGCCGGGAAGCTCAACGCGGTCCCCGGCGTCACCTGGTCGGTCGTCACCGCGAACGGCGGCCCGGCACTGCTGGTCACCGCACCGGCCGGGCCGCTCGTGCTGATCACCGTGGAGGTCATGGACGGACGGATCCATCGAGTGCTCGCGGTGCGGAACCCGGCGAAGCTGCGCGCGTTCGCCTGA
- a CDS encoding SDR family oxidoreductase: MRIVVIGGTGLIGTKVVARLTAEGHEAAAASPSSGVDSITGQGLDTALAGADVVVDVTNAPAWGDEEVLRFFTASTGNLLAAAQKAGVRHHVAVSIVGADRLPGSGYLRAKVAQEQLIKESGVPYTIVRATQFFEFIAGIAQNSTVGTEVRIAPAKFQPVAADDVAALVAEVATGPAANRTVQVAGPEVFAFPEIVARALAGDPRTVVADPEAGYFGAALPDDGLIPVPGTARLGAIDYATWAARR, from the coding sequence ATGAGGATCGTAGTCATCGGCGGCACCGGGCTGATCGGCACCAAGGTCGTGGCGCGGCTGACGGCCGAGGGGCACGAGGCGGCCGCGGCGTCGCCGAGCAGCGGCGTGGACAGCATCACCGGCCAGGGCCTGGACACCGCGCTGGCCGGCGCGGACGTGGTGGTGGACGTGACGAACGCACCGGCCTGGGGCGACGAGGAGGTGCTGCGGTTCTTCACCGCGTCGACCGGGAACCTGCTGGCCGCGGCGCAGAAGGCGGGCGTACGGCACCACGTGGCGGTGTCGATCGTCGGCGCGGACCGGCTGCCCGGATCCGGCTACCTGCGGGCGAAGGTGGCGCAGGAGCAGCTGATCAAGGAGTCCGGCGTGCCGTACACGATCGTCCGGGCCACGCAGTTCTTCGAGTTCATCGCCGGGATCGCGCAGAACTCCACGGTCGGCACCGAGGTGCGCATCGCACCGGCGAAGTTCCAGCCGGTCGCGGCGGACGACGTGGCCGCGCTGGTCGCGGAGGTGGCCACCGGCCCGGCCGCGAACCGGACCGTGCAGGTGGCCGGGCCGGAGGTGTTCGCGTTCCCGGAGATCGTGGCCCGCGCGCTGGCGGGTGACCCCCGCACCGTCGTCGCCGATCCGGAGGCCGGCTACTTCGGCGCGGCACTGCCGGACGACGGGCTGATCCCGGTGCCCGGCACGGCCCGGCTCGGCGCGATCGACTACGCCACCTGGGCGGCGCGACGCTGA
- a CDS encoding DUF6289 family protein: protein MLFRRTATAAVLAATAFLAVPGTPAQARACKIDHTCYWDYYADSTRTELVGGVNTLCDGTRISWGRRTGTFDFSESPC, encoded by the coding sequence ATGCTGTTCCGCCGTACCGCGACCGCCGCGGTTCTCGCCGCGACCGCGTTCCTCGCCGTGCCGGGCACGCCCGCGCAGGCCCGGGCCTGCAAGATCGACCACACCTGCTACTGGGACTACTACGCCGACTCCACGCGGACCGAGCTGGTCGGCGGCGTCAACACGCTGTGCGACGGCACCCGGATCTCGTGGGGCCGGCGGACCGGCACGTTCGACTTCTCCGAGTCACCCTGCTGA
- a CDS encoding NAD(P)/FAD-dependent oxidoreductase gives MTQNAEHRVVIVGAGFGGIYAARALRKAPVRVTVINGTNHHVFEPLIYQVATGVLAPGEVATPVRELLGKQKNTEVRLGWVTDVDPDAKTVTATGPGGAYTVGYDTLIVAAGATQSYFGNDGFAEHAPGMKTLDDALDLRGRVFGAFEAAEVATDPEEQARLLTFVIVGGGPTGVELAGSISEIATRTLRGRYRNIDPASARVVLLDAVDRVLPTFREPLSAKAAKRLRKIGVEVRLGTKVVDVDADGVKIETVDGAERIDAAVKIWAAGVAGTALGRRLAEATGAETDRGGRILVAPDLTVPGHPEIFVVGESGTLNRLPGVAQVAMQGGTYAGRAIARRLAGKPEGKPFAYFDKGNMAVVSRWNAVAGIGPLNLGGPIGWLLWLAVHVFYLAGARNRTTAMFRWVISFLGRNRSEWAIPSSRMP, from the coding sequence ATGACACAGAACGCGGAACACAGGGTCGTCATCGTCGGCGCCGGCTTCGGCGGGATCTACGCGGCACGGGCGCTGCGCAAGGCCCCGGTCCGGGTCACCGTCATCAACGGCACCAACCACCACGTGTTCGAGCCGCTGATCTACCAGGTTGCGACCGGTGTCCTCGCCCCCGGTGAGGTCGCCACGCCGGTCCGCGAGCTGCTCGGCAAGCAGAAGAACACCGAGGTCCGGCTCGGCTGGGTCACCGACGTCGACCCGGACGCGAAGACCGTCACCGCGACCGGCCCCGGCGGTGCGTACACGGTCGGCTACGACACGCTGATCGTCGCGGCCGGTGCCACCCAGTCGTATTTCGGCAACGACGGCTTCGCCGAGCACGCGCCCGGCATGAAGACGCTGGACGACGCGCTCGACCTGCGCGGCCGCGTGTTCGGCGCGTTCGAGGCCGCGGAGGTGGCCACCGACCCGGAGGAGCAGGCGCGGCTGCTCACCTTCGTGATCGTCGGCGGTGGCCCGACCGGCGTGGAGCTGGCCGGTTCGATCTCCGAGATAGCCACCCGCACGCTGCGCGGCCGGTACCGCAACATCGACCCGGCCTCGGCGCGGGTCGTGCTGCTGGACGCGGTCGACCGGGTGCTGCCCACGTTCCGCGAGCCGCTGTCGGCCAAGGCGGCCAAGCGGCTGCGGAAGATCGGCGTGGAGGTGCGGCTCGGCACCAAGGTCGTCGACGTGGACGCGGACGGCGTGAAGATCGAGACCGTGGACGGCGCGGAGCGCATCGACGCGGCCGTCAAGATCTGGGCCGCCGGCGTGGCCGGCACCGCGCTCGGCCGCCGGCTCGCGGAGGCCACCGGCGCGGAGACCGATCGCGGCGGCCGCATCCTGGTCGCGCCGGACCTGACCGTGCCCGGCCACCCGGAGATCTTCGTGGTCGGCGAGTCCGGCACGCTCAACCGGCTGCCCGGCGTGGCACAGGTGGCGATGCAGGGCGGCACGTACGCCGGCCGGGCCATCGCGCGCCGGCTGGCCGGCAAGCCCGAGGGCAAGCCGTTCGCGTACTTCGACAAGGGCAACATGGCCGTGGTGTCCCGGTGGAACGCGGTCGCCGGCATCGGCCCGCTGAACCTGGGCGGCCCGATCGGCTGGCTGCTCTGGCTGGCCGTGCACGTCTTCTACCTGGCCGGTGCCCGCAACCGCACCACGGCCATGTTCCGCTGGGTGATCAGCTTCCTCGGGCGCAACCGCTCCGAGTGGGCCATCCCGTCCAGCCGCATGCCCTAG
- a CDS encoding MmyB family transcriptional regulator yields the protein MPRLIPESLRGVLDELAALIARLRRVPRLRALWESQSVAEHQSASKVVVHPEVGEIPVRSNVLAIGGSNPHVVVCTPAPGTDARGKLDLLATIGTTSFAGS from the coding sequence GTGCCCCGGCTGATCCCGGAGAGCCTGCGCGGGGTGCTGGACGAGCTGGCCGCGTTGATCGCCCGTCTGCGGCGGGTGCCGCGGCTCCGGGCACTGTGGGAGTCGCAGTCGGTGGCCGAGCACCAGTCCGCGTCCAAGGTGGTGGTGCACCCGGAGGTCGGCGAGATCCCGGTGCGGTCGAACGTGCTGGCGATCGGCGGCTCGAACCCGCACGTGGTCGTCTGCACGCCGGCGCCGGGCACGGACGCGCGCGGCAAACTCGACCTGCTGGCGACGATCGGCACGACGTCCTTCGCGGGGTCGTAG
- a CDS encoding NAD-dependent epimerase/dehydratase family protein produces MATILMTGAAGTIGQMLRPRLSHHELRLTDVRAGDGIDALDVTDAAAVEKACTGADAILHLGGIAGEGPFEDVLAVNVRGTERVLAAAVRTGVPRVVLASSNHAAGLYSRADAGPAGLPDDVPARPDSYYGWSKAAMEQLGRLYHDRHGLHVICLRIGTCRDRPAAPRDLSTWLSPDDAARLVEAALTATGWRVVWGVSANTRRWWSTTGGLAIGYYPHDDAERWYRQCGEPDLTAPANQLVGGDMPTKPLGTP; encoded by the coding sequence ATGGCGACGATTCTGATGACCGGCGCGGCCGGGACGATCGGGCAGATGCTGCGGCCCCGGCTGTCGCACCACGAGCTGCGGCTGACCGACGTGCGGGCCGGCGACGGCATCGACGCGCTCGACGTGACCGACGCGGCCGCGGTCGAGAAGGCCTGCACCGGCGCCGACGCGATCCTGCACCTGGGCGGCATCGCCGGTGAGGGTCCGTTCGAGGACGTGCTCGCGGTCAACGTCCGCGGCACCGAACGGGTCCTGGCCGCCGCCGTCCGCACCGGCGTCCCCCGCGTCGTCCTCGCCTCCAGCAACCACGCCGCCGGCCTCTACTCCCGCGCCGACGCCGGCCCGGCCGGCCTGCCCGACGACGTACCGGCCCGGCCCGACTCGTACTACGGCTGGAGCAAGGCCGCGATGGAGCAGCTCGGCCGCCTCTACCACGACCGCCACGGACTGCACGTCATCTGCCTGCGCATCGGCACCTGCCGCGACCGCCCCGCCGCACCCCGCGACCTCTCCACCTGGCTCTCCCCCGACGACGCCGCCCGCCTGGTCGAGGCCGCGCTCACCGCGACCGGCTGGCGCGTGGTCTGGGGCGTCTCCGCCAACACCCGCCGCTGGTGGTCCACCACCGGCGGGCTCGCCATCGGCTACTACCCGCACGACGACGCCGAACGCTGGTACCGCCAGTGCGGCGAGCCCGACCTCACCGCCCCCGCCAACCAGCTGGTCGGCGGTGACATGCCCACCAAGCCCTTGGGCACCCCCTGA